A section of the Candidatus Latescibacterota bacterium genome encodes:
- the mltG gene encoding endolytic transglycosylase MltG: MRRALPLAGGALLLALLLSMGARGVWRHAGAPAAPDTVMVVPPGASSRAIARQLHGAGVLTSPRVFVWGLRLAGAADELRAGRYRFRRPSSPAQLARQLRAGSTEKVWLTLPEGLWLDEAVAQIAAQLDLDSLELAAAVRDPARWPSHDFLAGRPNLEGFLLPETYALEYPVTPDGVLRVLLDAFDRSVTLLRGQAPPGWTLDTLDWTTLASIVEAEAQLAEERPRIAAVYLNRLARGMKLEADPTVMYALGRRKPRLYFKDLAVDSPYNTYLNAGLPPGPICSPGRASLAAPLAADPADSSLYFVADGQGGHRFSATFAEHQRNVAALRRLQNGR; encoded by the coding sequence GGGCGCGCTGCTGCTGGCGCTGCTGCTGTCCATGGGGGCGCGCGGCGTCTGGCGGCACGCCGGCGCGCCGGCCGCGCCCGACACGGTCATGGTCGTGCCGCCGGGCGCCAGCTCGCGGGCCATCGCGCGGCAGCTCCACGGCGCGGGCGTGCTGACGAGTCCGCGGGTCTTCGTCTGGGGGCTCCGTCTCGCCGGCGCCGCCGACGAACTCCGCGCCGGGCGCTACCGCTTCCGCCGCCCCAGCTCGCCGGCCCAGCTCGCGCGTCAGCTGCGCGCCGGCAGCACCGAGAAGGTCTGGCTCACGCTGCCCGAGGGACTCTGGCTCGACGAGGCCGTCGCGCAGATCGCCGCCCAGCTCGACCTCGACTCGCTCGAGCTGGCCGCGGCCGTGCGCGACCCGGCGCGCTGGCCGTCCCACGACTTCCTCGCGGGGCGGCCGAATCTCGAGGGCTTCCTGCTGCCGGAGACCTACGCCCTGGAGTACCCGGTCACGCCGGACGGTGTGCTGCGCGTCCTGCTGGACGCCTTCGACCGCAGCGTCACGCTGCTGCGCGGCCAGGCGCCGCCGGGCTGGACCCTGGACACCCTGGACTGGACCACGCTGGCGTCCATCGTGGAGGCGGAGGCCCAGCTGGCCGAGGAGCGGCCGCGCATCGCCGCGGTCTACCTGAACCGGCTGGCGCGGGGGATGAAGCTGGAGGCCGACCCCACGGTGATGTACGCGCTCGGCCGTCGAAAGCCGCGGCTCTACTTCAAGGACCTCGCCGTGGACTCGCCCTACAACACCTACCTCAACGCCGGCCTGCCGCCCGGTCCCATCTGCAGCCCGGGCCGCGCCAGCCTGGCGGCGCCGCTGGCCGCGGACCCGGCCGACTCCAGCCTCTACTTCGTGGCCGACGGACAGGGCGGCCATCGCTTCTCGGCCACCTTCGCCGAGCACCAGCGCAACGTGGCCGCCCTGCGGCGGCTGCAGAACGGACGCTGA